A single genomic interval of Terriglobus albidus harbors:
- a CDS encoding TIGR03435 family protein, whose amino-acid sequence MKTLSFLLLCLLVCSGVLPAQNSAKSVPDWQKAAGGAMSFEVASIHEDKEAFKPPSFALSADEWFHDPNGRFHADFALPIYIQFAYKIWLTGEETRAIFAKYPDWVRSTRFSIEATAPLHATKDQYRLMMQALLAERFGLKLHFEGKEAPVLAMVLVNPGTPGPKLIPHEKGPPCDQAPKPEVFPWECYTQGARPTKDGLFEAGSRAGSMSLLALLVGNLAENSGEVGRRVVDQTGLIGLWDYTIEAMPPSKVRSQDAATANGPTMLEAIRDQLGIKLKPTRAVVALPVIDALTRPTEN is encoded by the coding sequence ATGAAAACTCTTTCCTTCCTGCTGCTGTGCCTTCTCGTGTGTAGCGGTGTTCTCCCCGCTCAGAACAGTGCGAAGAGCGTTCCTGACTGGCAGAAGGCGGCGGGCGGAGCGATGAGCTTTGAGGTCGCATCGATCCATGAAGACAAGGAGGCGTTCAAGCCGCCTTCCTTCGCATTGAGCGCCGATGAATGGTTCCACGATCCGAATGGCCGGTTCCACGCCGATTTTGCACTGCCGATCTATATCCAGTTCGCATACAAAATCTGGCTGACGGGGGAAGAGACCAGGGCGATCTTTGCGAAGTATCCCGATTGGGTGAGGTCGACACGGTTCTCGATCGAGGCGACGGCTCCGCTGCATGCCACCAAGGACCAGTACCGGTTGATGATGCAGGCGCTGCTGGCCGAGCGGTTCGGGTTGAAGCTGCACTTTGAGGGAAAGGAGGCGCCGGTGCTGGCTATGGTGCTGGTGAATCCTGGAACACCAGGGCCAAAATTGATTCCGCACGAGAAAGGGCCGCCATGTGATCAAGCTCCGAAGCCGGAGGTGTTTCCCTGGGAGTGTTACACCCAGGGGGCGAGGCCGACAAAGGATGGATTGTTTGAGGCCGGGTCGCGAGCCGGATCGATGAGTTTGCTGGCTCTCTTGGTGGGGAATCTTGCCGAAAACTCCGGCGAGGTCGGGCGGCGTGTCGTGGATCAGACAGGGCTCATAGGATTGTGGGACTACACGATTGAAGCCATGCCTCCATCGAAAGTGCGTTCGCAGGATGCTGCCACCGCCAACGGACCGACGATGCTGGAGGCGATACGGGACCAACTCGGTATTAAGTTGAAGCCGACTCGGGCTGTGGTTGCGTTGCCGGTGATCGATGCATTGACGCGGCCTACGGAGAATTAG
- a CDS encoding TolC family protein → MQDALRLTLLHHPQLQIQQEQVNAQRGVLRQTAGQFNLQLGADGSQAHTYRPLTAYEEFVYGQYGQVGTSLTTNTSQLAFEASRQLRNGITLSPSISAARTTDNLTNLGGISQGSIQFAVTLPLLRGRGRSVVDAQELSSAKQVEAAVFEVNETITGLLATTANSYWSVVAAQKNLDVLKEAETRSNALVENTQSLIEADRLPRAEINTAKANQAQRIANRMEGERLVVEARQQLAVDMGLDVSQVNLLPEISTDFPAGMDPETVPSGPQAIEAYTQLALQQRPELKALKKREEASQILAVAAKNGLKPQLDVRVSTGASGLDEGTRFDEFLFAPGHSARGMDVSGGITYRFPPARDAAAGALMQANAAKRQVDLQYMDTARRTAAAVTPALVGVRSEAQQLRRTHESAQFYRNAVDAEREKLRMGAGSVLNTLQMQDRLILAMQTEVQAELEYAQMLVRMRQATSTIVTTYDQGGTIDPDVFSTLPALPQTQQQTQQKAVPLP, encoded by the coding sequence TTGCAGGACGCGTTACGCCTTACGCTGCTGCATCATCCGCAGCTCCAGATCCAGCAGGAGCAGGTCAACGCACAGCGCGGGGTGCTCAGGCAGACCGCGGGACAGTTCAACCTGCAGCTCGGCGCAGACGGCAGTCAGGCCCATACCTATCGCCCGCTTACCGCCTACGAAGAGTTCGTCTATGGCCAGTACGGCCAGGTGGGAACCTCGCTAACCACCAATACGAGCCAGCTTGCTTTCGAAGCCAGCCGTCAGCTCCGCAACGGCATCACCCTGTCGCCCAGCATCAGCGCGGCGCGCACCACCGATAATCTCACCAACCTGGGCGGCATCAGCCAGGGCTCCATTCAGTTCGCGGTGACGCTGCCGCTGCTGCGCGGACGCGGACGCTCGGTCGTCGATGCACAGGAGCTCTCCTCCGCCAAACAGGTCGAGGCCGCGGTCTTCGAGGTGAACGAGACTATCACCGGCCTGCTGGCCACCACTGCCAACAGCTACTGGAGCGTGGTTGCGGCCCAGAAGAATCTCGACGTACTCAAAGAAGCAGAGACACGCTCCAATGCCCTGGTGGAAAATACGCAGTCGCTGATCGAGGCAGACCGTCTGCCCCGCGCGGAGATCAATACCGCCAAAGCAAACCAGGCACAGCGTATCGCCAACCGCATGGAGGGTGAACGCCTGGTCGTCGAGGCCCGGCAACAACTCGCCGTCGACATGGGACTGGACGTTTCGCAGGTCAACCTTCTGCCAGAGATCTCTACCGACTTCCCCGCCGGCATGGATCCCGAGACCGTTCCTTCCGGACCGCAGGCCATCGAGGCATACACGCAACTGGCGCTGCAACAGCGACCCGAGCTCAAGGCGCTGAAGAAGCGGGAAGAGGCCTCGCAAATTCTTGCCGTTGCCGCGAAGAACGGCCTGAAGCCACAGTTGGATGTCCGGGTGTCGACCGGAGCCTCCGGCCTGGATGAAGGCACCCGCTTCGATGAGTTCCTGTTCGCGCCCGGCCACTCGGCCCGCGGCATGGACGTCTCCGGCGGCATCACCTATCGCTTCCCGCCGGCGCGCGACGCCGCTGCCGGCGCCCTGATGCAGGCTAATGCCGCCAAACGTCAGGTCGATCTGCAGTATATGGATACAGCCCGCCGCACCGCCGCCGCGGTGACTCCCGCGCTTGTCGGGGTACGCAGCGAGGCGCAGCAGCTTCGCCGCACGCATGAGTCGGCGCAGTTCTACCGCAACGCCGTCGATGCCGAGCGCGAGAAGCTACGCATGGGCGCGGGCAGCGTGCTCAACACCCTACAGATGCAGGATCGCCTGATTCTGGCGATGCAGACCGAGGTCCAGGCAGAGCTCGAATATGCACAGATGCTGGTGCGGATGCGGCAGGCCACCAGCACCATCGTCACCACCTACGACCAGGGAGGCACGATCGACCCCGATGTCTTCTCGACCCTGCCCGCACTCCCCCAGACCCAACAGCAGACCCAGCAGAAGGCGGTACCCCTTCCATGA
- a CDS encoding NHLP bacteriocin system secretion protein produces the protein MSLRRISKEKLSSPDQLDQTMHVAGPMYWTSLLAILIALAAAGIWSYTGSIPTKAIGEGTVIRPGGVFNVFAGGSGFIKDFKVKVGDRVHANQTVAEIYQPSSDDDIRALEEHLTELRSQTSQSVSLRQDSAKLQIKSLDLERENDRNEIEQQQKMAKITSDEVGTDEQLFSKGLITRQVLVDAQQRLVTIQTSIARLQAAISQADSQAFQSNWQPTELKRQQEIEIHDLEARLLGARNRAHLSSTVVAPVNGEIVEEKIYTGAMIPTGTPVVSIQADTDQVIAVLYVPSNLAKDIKPGMDAEISPSTAKREEYGFIRGKVTFVARYPATTSGMMTLFENDALVDSLRSRGLVTEVDIAMERAADTPSGFRWSSSRGPDTIIGPGTLCSAQIVTRKQKPITLVFPFLKKLMGLH, from the coding sequence ATGAGCCTTCGCCGTATCTCGAAAGAGAAGCTCTCCTCCCCCGATCAGCTTGACCAGACCATGCACGTCGCCGGGCCCATGTACTGGACCTCGCTGCTCGCTATCCTGATCGCGCTTGCCGCCGCGGGTATCTGGTCGTACACCGGCAGTATCCCCACAAAGGCCATCGGCGAAGGCACCGTGATTCGTCCCGGCGGCGTCTTCAATGTCTTTGCCGGCGGCTCCGGCTTCATCAAGGACTTCAAGGTCAAGGTCGGCGACCGCGTGCACGCCAACCAGACGGTTGCCGAGATATATCAGCCGTCGTCCGACGACGATATCCGCGCCCTGGAAGAGCACCTCACCGAGCTGAGAAGCCAGACCTCGCAGTCTGTCTCGCTGCGGCAGGACAGCGCCAAACTGCAGATCAAGAGCCTCGACCTCGAGCGCGAGAACGACCGCAACGAGATTGAGCAACAACAGAAGATGGCGAAGATCACCTCCGACGAGGTCGGCACCGACGAACAGCTCTTCTCCAAAGGCCTGATCACCCGGCAGGTATTGGTCGATGCGCAGCAGCGACTGGTCACCATCCAGACCTCCATCGCCCGGCTGCAGGCAGCCATCTCACAAGCCGATTCGCAAGCCTTCCAGTCGAACTGGCAGCCCACCGAACTGAAGCGCCAGCAGGAGATCGAGATCCACGATCTGGAAGCCCGCCTGCTGGGGGCGCGCAATCGCGCTCACCTCAGCTCTACTGTTGTCGCCCCGGTTAATGGTGAGATCGTCGAAGAGAAGATCTATACCGGCGCCATGATTCCCACCGGAACGCCGGTCGTGAGCATTCAGGCAGACACCGACCAGGTCATCGCGGTGCTGTACGTTCCATCGAATCTGGCCAAGGACATTAAGCCGGGCATGGACGCCGAGATCTCTCCCTCGACGGCTAAACGCGAAGAGTATGGCTTCATCCGCGGCAAGGTGACCTTCGTTGCCCGTTATCCTGCGACCACCAGCGGCATGATGACCCTCTTTGAGAACGATGCCCTGGTTGACTCCCTGCGCAGCCGCGGCCTTGTCACCGAAGTAGACATCGCGATGGAGCGCGCCGCAGACACGCCCTCCGGCTTCCGCTGGTCCAGCTCGCGCGGGCCTGACACCATCATCGGCCCGGGCACGCTCTGCTCCGCGCAGATCGTCACCCGCAAGCAGAAGCCGATCACACTGGTCTTCCCCTTCCTGAAAAAACTGATGGGGCTTCACTAA
- a CDS encoding NHLP family bacteriocin export ABC transporter peptidase/permease/ATPase subunit, whose translation MAESPKLQHRTVRTEAILQMEATECGAASLAIVLAYFGRHVPLEKLRQDCGVSRDGSKAGNVLKAARTYGLVCSGWRKGADVLLELKPPFIVFWKMNHFLVVEGFRKDRVLISDPASGRYKVSRTEFEEAYSGVVLTFEKGPDFKTGGSRPAVWQALLARLPGSRRPLLFLLLASLAMVVPGLLTPVFSRVFLDNILIGGLTNWLLPLLEIMGLSAILAAVLTWMQSYIVQRLSMKLSLSGSAKFFWHILRLPMEFYAQRYAGEIGSRVSLNDTLGITVASQLTGGVLSLLLIVFYGIVLFKFDAALTSVGVFTMVVNLLVLQWITRHRVEQGQKLTQFQGKVVSTSMVGLQSIETIKANAGESDFFAKWGGHQAKLLNASQELASSSIVLSGIPTVLNQLNIATMICLGGIRVMDGVLTMGSLIAFQALMGSFTAPVSSLLSTSSQIQEMKGTVNRLDDVLRNPIDPQLANEPKPIPHLEGVARLAGAVELRDLTFGYSRLDPPLIQGFNLTLRPGQRVALVGGSGSGKSTVSRLICGLFAPWSGEVLFDGIPRNELPRRLIHDSVALVDQDIVLFSGTMRENITLWDSTVPDASMILAAKDAAIHDTIAGLKGGYDFQVEEGGRNFSGGQRQRIEIARALCGTPRVFVLDEATSALDPLTEQEVSDNIRRRGCTCIIVAHRLSTIRDCDEILVMERGKIVQRGTHEEMAAVDGPYARLIATA comes from the coding sequence ATGGCAGAGTCACCAAAGCTGCAGCACCGCACCGTTCGCACCGAAGCCATCCTGCAGATGGAAGCGACGGAGTGCGGCGCGGCTTCGCTCGCCATCGTCCTGGCGTACTTCGGCCGCCACGTTCCACTGGAAAAACTGCGGCAGGACTGCGGTGTCTCTCGTGATGGAAGCAAGGCGGGCAACGTCCTCAAGGCCGCCAGGACCTACGGTCTGGTCTGTTCTGGATGGCGTAAAGGCGCGGATGTCCTGCTGGAGCTGAAACCTCCCTTCATCGTCTTCTGGAAGATGAACCACTTCCTTGTGGTGGAGGGTTTCCGTAAAGATCGCGTTCTGATCAGCGATCCCGCTTCGGGACGATATAAAGTCAGCCGTACCGAGTTTGAAGAAGCCTACTCCGGTGTTGTGCTCACCTTCGAAAAGGGGCCTGACTTCAAAACCGGCGGTTCCCGCCCGGCCGTATGGCAAGCACTCTTAGCCCGGCTTCCAGGCAGCCGGCGGCCACTGCTCTTCCTGCTGCTGGCCAGCCTTGCGATGGTGGTACCGGGGTTGCTGACGCCGGTCTTCTCCCGCGTCTTCCTGGACAACATCCTGATCGGCGGTCTGACGAACTGGCTGCTGCCTCTGCTTGAGATCATGGGGCTCTCAGCCATCCTGGCCGCGGTGCTGACCTGGATGCAGTCCTACATCGTGCAGCGGCTCTCGATGAAGCTGTCGCTCTCGGGCTCGGCCAAGTTCTTCTGGCACATTCTGCGGCTGCCGATGGAGTTCTACGCACAGCGTTACGCAGGCGAGATCGGCTCCCGCGTCTCTCTGAACGACACGCTTGGCATCACCGTCGCCAGCCAGTTGACCGGCGGTGTTCTCAGCCTTCTACTCATCGTCTTTTATGGCATTGTGCTCTTCAAGTTCGACGCCGCGCTGACCTCCGTCGGCGTCTTCACCATGGTGGTGAACCTCCTGGTCCTGCAGTGGATCACCCGCCACCGTGTCGAACAGGGCCAGAAGCTCACCCAGTTTCAGGGCAAGGTCGTCAGCACCTCGATGGTCGGCCTGCAGAGTATTGAGACCATCAAGGCCAATGCCGGAGAATCAGACTTCTTCGCCAAATGGGGCGGGCACCAGGCAAAGCTACTGAATGCCAGCCAGGAGCTTGCCAGCTCCTCCATCGTGCTCTCCGGCATTCCCACGGTGCTGAACCAGTTGAACATCGCCACCATGATCTGCCTGGGAGGCATCCGCGTCATGGACGGCGTGCTGACCATGGGATCGCTGATCGCCTTTCAGGCCTTGATGGGGAGCTTCACCGCGCCGGTCAGCTCACTGCTCTCCACCAGCAGCCAGATCCAGGAGATGAAGGGCACCGTCAACCGCCTCGACGACGTGCTGCGCAATCCCATCGATCCGCAACTGGCCAATGAGCCCAAACCGATTCCGCATCTCGAAGGTGTTGCCCGGCTGGCCGGAGCGGTGGAGCTTCGCGATCTCACCTTCGGCTACAGCAGGCTCGATCCGCCGCTGATTCAGGGCTTCAACCTCACCCTGCGTCCCGGTCAGCGTGTCGCCCTCGTCGGAGGCTCGGGCAGCGGCAAGTCCACTGTCTCGCGTCTTATCTGCGGCCTCTTTGCTCCGTGGTCCGGCGAAGTGCTGTTCGATGGCATTCCCCGCAATGAGCTGCCGCGCCGTCTTATCCACGACTCGGTCGCCTTGGTCGATCAGGATATCGTTCTCTTTTCCGGAACCATGCGCGAGAACATCACCCTGTGGGACTCGACGGTTCCCGACGCGTCCATGATTCTGGCTGCGAAGGACGCGGCGATTCACGACACCATCGCGGGCCTGAAGGGCGGCTACGACTTCCAGGTGGAAGAGGGCGGACGCAACTTCAGCGGCGGCCAGCGTCAGCGCATCGAGATTGCACGCGCACTCTGCGGCACCCCTCGCGTGTTCGTGCTCGACGAAGCGACCAGCGCGCTCGATCCGCTCACCGAGCAAGAGGTCAGCGACAACATCCGCCGCCGCGGATGCACCTGCATCATCGTCGCCCATCGGCTCAGCACCATTCGCGACTGCGACGAGATTCTGGTGATGGAGCGCGGCAAGATCGTACAACGCGGAACCCATGAGGAGATGGCGGCAGTCGACGGGCCCTACGCCCGCCTGATTGCCACGGCATAA
- a CDS encoding NHLP bacteriocin export ABC transporter permease/ATPase subunit, giving the protein MDTLTPTRFLLDGEGGAWRIERGTVDLFLVDVDHAGQTGPLFHSTTLEAGTAIFAVGKVVQTENMATLLCQARAGAVVTPLLQPQEDEIAEWKEKLAFASGLEKDPDAPLDALHYILLQTLIAQRDSHEHGESRRLKDKEREGRSAVSRALLELGSVLSTHEDPDAVIADERSAIFAACRFLGHHAGIEIRAPKSFSTSDDPLRDVAAIARASGVRHREVVLRGAWWRQDHGPLLAFLAENEDAAPSPVALLHETHSYRIYDPAKGTVVPLTTDIAAKLLPDAVMFYRPFPSRAIDWKDLLRFGLFGTRKDATTVVIVGIASGLLALVTPVATGILFDTIIPSAQRPQLYQMAALLFTANMVGFLISLTSSIAMQRMEGRMEGAIQSAVWDRLLSLPVRFFRDYNSGDLVNRSLAIGQIRQMLTGTALSTILSGIFSIFSFFLLFRYSMSMALVASVLVVITAAFSALCGYLQMRFHRQIYEIAGKISGLTLEIMNGIAKLRMSGTESHGFARWATEFAKQKNAYNKAARVNIAIDIFNGIFPSVAGIAIFYYGFEQMTSSAGLTPGSFVAFNAAFGQFLGSALGLARTLVSIIGIIPAYERAAPIMKAIPESTESRFDPGRLRGAIEASRLRFRYKEDLPIVLNDVSFTINPGEFVAFVGHSGSGKSTLFRLLLGFEKPESGFIHFDGLDLDDIDPQALRRQMGVVLQNGRITDGDIFTNIIGSAPLSIDDAWVAARAAGLDKDIEAMPMGMHTIISEGGGGLSGGQRQRLLIARAIVHRPRILLFDEATSALDNQTQATVSRSLEQLNSTRIVIAHRLSTILHADRIFVFDQGRIVQQGSYEELMSQEGLFRNLAERQIA; this is encoded by the coding sequence ATGGACACCCTCACTCCAACACGGTTTCTGCTCGACGGCGAAGGCGGGGCCTGGCGTATCGAACGCGGCACGGTCGATCTGTTCCTGGTCGACGTGGACCATGCAGGCCAGACCGGTCCTCTCTTCCACAGCACAACGCTGGAAGCAGGTACGGCGATCTTTGCTGTCGGCAAGGTGGTGCAGACGGAGAACATGGCTACCCTTCTCTGCCAGGCGCGCGCGGGTGCTGTGGTTACTCCTCTGCTGCAACCGCAGGAAGATGAGATCGCCGAGTGGAAGGAGAAGCTCGCCTTCGCCTCCGGCCTGGAGAAAGATCCCGACGCCCCGCTCGATGCGCTGCACTACATCCTTCTGCAGACCCTCATCGCCCAGCGCGACAGCCACGAACACGGCGAGAGCCGACGGCTGAAAGACAAGGAACGGGAGGGCCGCTCCGCCGTCAGCCGTGCCCTGCTGGAGCTTGGTTCTGTCCTGTCTACGCACGAAGATCCTGATGCCGTTATCGCCGACGAGCGCTCGGCCATCTTCGCCGCTTGCCGGTTCCTGGGCCACCATGCCGGCATTGAGATCCGTGCTCCGAAGTCCTTCAGCACATCTGACGATCCACTGCGTGACGTCGCCGCCATCGCGCGTGCCTCCGGAGTCCGCCATCGCGAGGTGGTGTTGCGTGGCGCATGGTGGAGGCAGGACCACGGCCCGCTGCTCGCCTTCCTGGCGGAGAACGAGGATGCAGCGCCGTCGCCGGTCGCGCTGCTGCATGAGACCCACAGCTATCGCATCTACGATCCCGCAAAAGGGACCGTCGTTCCGCTGACCACTGACATCGCAGCAAAGCTGCTGCCGGATGCGGTGATGTTCTATCGTCCCTTCCCATCACGCGCCATCGATTGGAAAGACCTGCTCCGTTTCGGTCTCTTCGGCACACGCAAAGACGCCACGACCGTCGTCATCGTCGGCATCGCGAGCGGCCTGCTGGCCCTGGTGACACCGGTAGCCACCGGCATTCTGTTCGACACCATCATTCCCAGCGCGCAGCGGCCGCAGCTCTATCAGATGGCAGCACTGCTCTTCACGGCAAACATGGTCGGCTTCCTCATCTCCTTGACTTCAAGCATTGCCATGCAGCGCATGGAAGGCCGTATGGAAGGGGCCATTCAGTCCGCCGTGTGGGATCGCCTGCTGAGCCTGCCTGTCCGCTTCTTCCGCGACTACAACTCCGGCGACCTGGTAAATCGCAGCCTCGCGATTGGGCAGATACGGCAGATGCTGACCGGCACGGCGCTGTCCACTATCCTCTCCGGCATCTTCTCCATCTTTTCCTTCTTCCTGCTGTTCCGTTACAGCATGTCGATGGCGCTGGTAGCCAGTGTTCTGGTTGTCATCACGGCAGCCTTCTCCGCCCTGTGCGGCTATCTGCAGATGCGCTTTCATCGGCAGATCTACGAGATCGCCGGAAAGATCTCAGGCCTGACGCTGGAGATCATGAACGGTATCGCCAAGCTGCGCATGTCGGGTACGGAATCACACGGATTCGCGCGCTGGGCAACAGAGTTCGCCAAACAGAAGAATGCCTACAACAAGGCCGCGCGCGTCAACATCGCCATCGACATCTTCAACGGGATCTTCCCCTCCGTCGCCGGCATCGCCATCTTCTATTACGGCTTTGAACAGATGACCAGCAGCGCCGGACTCACCCCAGGCAGCTTCGTCGCCTTCAATGCCGCCTTTGGACAGTTTCTGGGCTCGGCGCTTGGCCTGGCGCGCACGCTGGTTTCCATCATCGGCATCATCCCGGCGTATGAACGTGCCGCGCCGATCATGAAGGCCATACCGGAATCGACGGAATCGCGCTTCGATCCAGGCCGCCTGCGCGGCGCCATCGAAGCCAGTCGCCTGCGCTTCCGCTACAAGGAAGATCTTCCCATCGTTCTGAACGATGTCTCCTTCACTATCAATCCGGGAGAGTTCGTCGCCTTTGTCGGCCACTCCGGCTCGGGCAAATCCACGCTCTTCCGTCTGTTGCTCGGCTTCGAGAAGCCGGAGTCGGGCTTCATTCACTTCGACGGCCTGGATCTGGACGATATCGACCCACAGGCGCTGCGCCGCCAGATGGGCGTGGTGCTGCAGAATGGTCGCATCACCGACGGCGATATCTTCACCAACATCATCGGCTCCGCCCCTTTAAGTATCGACGACGCCTGGGTGGCCGCACGGGCCGCCGGTCTGGACAAAGATATTGAGGCTATGCCGATGGGCATGCACACCATCATCAGCGAAGGCGGCGGCGGGCTCTCCGGCGGACAGCGCCAGCGCCTGCTGATCGCCCGCGCCATCGTCCACAGGCCGCGTATCCTGCTCTTCGATGAGGCCACCAGCGCGCTCGATAACCAGACCCAGGCCACCGTAAGCCGCAGCCTGGAGCAGCTTAATTCCACCCGCATCGTCATCGCACACCGCCTCAGCACTATCCTGCATGCGGACCGCATCTTCGTCTTCGACCAGGGCCGCATTGTGCAGCAGGGGAGCTATGAAGAACTGATGAGCCAGGAAGGGCTGTTTCGTAACCTGGCCGAGCGCCAGATCGCCTGA
- a CDS encoding Nif11 family protein — MSLQSATEFTNTLTSNPELAATLFQSANGKTVSEAAAIASDLGKQHGFDFTADEAIEARNAYASANPLSEEELDSVAGGGDSAPYIGTMIGTVAGQLAPTGTGGVVGAGVGAGVATAVGGGSASESVAAGAVAAANNLNESKNIVQQIFSGW; from the coding sequence ATGAGTTTGCAAAGCGCTACTGAGTTTACGAACACCCTTACGTCCAATCCCGAACTGGCTGCTACCCTCTTCCAGTCTGCCAACGGCAAGACTGTTTCAGAAGCAGCCGCCATCGCCAGCGATCTCGGCAAACAGCACGGTTTTGACTTCACCGCCGATGAAGCCATCGAGGCCCGCAACGCCTACGCTTCAGCCAACCCCCTCTCGGAAGAGGAACTGGACTCGGTTGCAGGTGGCGGAGATTCCGCCCCTTATATCGGCACGATGATCGGCACCGTTGCCGGTCAGCTCGCTCCCACCGGAACTGGCGGCGTCGTCGGAGCCGGCGTTGGAGCCGGTGTCGCTACCGCCGTTGGCGGCGGCTCTGCATCCGAGTCTGTCGCAGCCGGTGCTGTCGCGGCAGCCAACAACTTAAACGAATCCAAGAACATCGTGCAGCAGATCTTCAGCGGCTGGTAA
- a CDS encoding FAD-binding oxidoreductase: MSLETDVLAEFRAAIGEQHVLTEAALLRACETATFPTTQQVFGLLQPASAEEVAACVKVAANHRVPLYPISRGRNWGLGSRVPSNHAVLLDLSRMNRILHFDERFGCLTLEPGVTFEQVHAFLIRQKAQWFLPTIGGPPDASVLGNFLERGDGIGPRAERTANMASLQVVLGDGSIIDDGYARFEDIPLALLSAMPAGPAFSSIFTQSNLGVVTRMTVSLARRPSHLQMVYAPIPDEHRVCTIDALQQLQTVIGSEAFLTLWNGGKLNARGQAMPQVDANAWFLSGALYGHSSLMAQAQKEAAIAALASGLPALQFFDESNLPDFQQQAGIYLGQPSTLNLQSLYAASQRTMPETPDPDRDGCGAIWLCPEIPFDGATIVRAITLCETILRKYNLSPILGMSALSSRTVRFFVSILYDRTAENADENAMQCHDEMQAALLAEGFYPYRLGIQSMNAVAPSPLLERIKAALDPKGILAPGRY, encoded by the coding sequence TTGTCCCTCGAAACAGACGTACTCGCAGAGTTCAGAGCGGCCATCGGCGAACAACATGTTCTCACCGAGGCCGCTCTTCTGCGTGCCTGCGAAACCGCGACCTTCCCAACTACCCAACAGGTCTTCGGCCTCCTACAGCCGGCCTCGGCGGAAGAGGTTGCTGCATGCGTGAAGGTCGCGGCCAATCATCGCGTTCCGCTCTACCCCATCAGCCGCGGACGGAACTGGGGGCTGGGCTCGCGTGTGCCATCGAACCATGCCGTGCTGCTCGATCTCTCACGCATGAACCGCATCCTGCACTTCGACGAGCGCTTCGGCTGCCTCACCCTTGAACCCGGCGTGACCTTCGAGCAGGTGCATGCTTTCCTGATTAGACAGAAGGCGCAGTGGTTTCTACCCACCATCGGCGGTCCGCCGGACGCCAGCGTGCTCGGTAACTTTCTTGAACGTGGCGACGGCATCGGCCCTCGTGCCGAACGAACAGCAAACATGGCCTCGCTGCAGGTGGTGCTGGGCGATGGCTCGATTATCGATGATGGTTATGCGCGCTTCGAGGATATTCCGCTTGCATTGCTGAGTGCTATGCCCGCGGGCCCGGCCTTCAGCAGCATCTTCACCCAGTCAAACCTCGGCGTCGTTACGCGCATGACGGTCTCGCTCGCGCGCCGTCCCAGTCATCTGCAGATGGTCTATGCCCCGATCCCCGATGAACATCGAGTATGTACCATCGATGCGCTGCAGCAATTACAGACGGTCATTGGCTCCGAAGCATTCCTCACGCTATGGAACGGCGGCAAACTGAACGCGCGCGGTCAGGCTATGCCGCAGGTGGATGCGAATGCATGGTTCCTCAGCGGAGCTCTTTATGGCCACAGCAGCCTGATGGCGCAGGCACAGAAAGAAGCCGCCATCGCAGCGCTTGCATCGGGGCTTCCCGCGTTGCAGTTCTTCGATGAAAGCAATCTGCCTGACTTTCAACAGCAGGCCGGCATCTATCTCGGCCAACCCAGCACGCTCAATCTGCAGAGTCTTTACGCCGCATCGCAACGAACGATGCCGGAGACTCCCGATCCCGACCGCGACGGCTGCGGAGCCATCTGGCTCTGCCCTGAGATCCCCTTTGATGGAGCCACGATCGTGCGAGCGATTACTCTCTGCGAGACCATCCTTCGCAAGTACAATCTCTCACCCATTCTCGGCATGAGCGCGCTGTCATCACGCACGGTACGGTTCTTCGTCTCTATCCTCTACGATCGCACGGCTGAAAACGCCGATGAGAACGCCATGCAATGCCACGATGAGATGCAGGCAGCGCTTCTGGCTGAAGGCTTCTATCCCTATCGGCTCGGCATCCAGTCGATGAATGCAGTCGCGCCTTCACCACTGCTGGAACGGATCAAAGCAGCACTGGATCCGAAGGGGATCCTGGCGCCTGGGCGTTACTAG